A section of the Deinococcus hopiensis KR-140 genome encodes:
- a CDS encoding RNA ligase family protein — protein MGVALPDTAPEGPYVALEKIHGAQLVLGFGVGDMLHVGKRKAWLDPEEPFFGWQLVRPRLEEAARALRAEFERNGLLLPGADLVLYGELYGGGYPHGDVPRVNAFSPIQTGIWYAPDLHWSPFAALVAQPDDEGGELLALNEWVDLAGAVGLMLPPVLARGPRAELIALPERFLSRVSARHHLPPLTQNVAEGYVLWLDRRMPLGRPMAAKRKIPEMREADFDGSRAFDPLRALPLADLLTLVPLLVGRARLESARSKVGPHSLKALLDEVELDVFIDLEGTLPAALSALPREEAAHLARAVRLAAAGLMRGEHS, from the coding sequence ATGGGTGTTGCCCTCCCGGACACAGCCCCCGAGGGGCCTTACGTCGCTCTTGAAAAAATTCACGGCGCGCAACTCGTCCTCGGCTTCGGTGTGGGTGACATGCTCCACGTTGGCAAGCGCAAGGCCTGGCTGGACCCGGAGGAGCCATTCTTCGGCTGGCAGTTGGTGCGTCCCCGACTGGAGGAAGCGGCGCGCGCCCTGCGTGCGGAGTTTGAGCGAAATGGGCTGCTGCTCCCCGGCGCTGACCTGGTGCTGTACGGCGAGCTGTATGGCGGCGGCTATCCGCATGGCGACGTGCCGAGGGTCAATGCCTTCTCACCCATTCAAACGGGCATATGGTATGCCCCGGACCTGCACTGGTCTCCCTTCGCCGCCCTCGTCGCTCAACCTGACGATGAGGGCGGCGAGTTGCTGGCGCTAAACGAGTGGGTGGATCTCGCGGGTGCGGTGGGGCTTATGCTTCCGCCGGTGCTGGCGCGGGGACCGCGGGCGGAACTGATTGCCCTGCCCGAGCGGTTTCTCAGCCGCGTGTCCGCGCGGCACCATCTCCCTCCGCTGACGCAAAACGTGGCCGAGGGGTACGTGCTGTGGCTGGACAGACGCATGCCGCTTGGCCGCCCCATGGCGGCCAAGCGCAAGATCCCCGAGATGCGAGAGGCTGACTTTGACGGGAGTCGCGCCTTCGACCCCCTCCGTGCCCTGCCACTTGCGGACCTCCTGACGCTGGTACCTTTGCTTGTTGGCCGCGCCCGTCTGGAGAGTGCCCGGTCGAAGGTGGGTCCGCACAGCCTGAAGGCTCTCCTCGACGAAGTCGAGCTGGACGTCTTCATCGATCTGGAGGGCACGTTGCCCGCTGCCCTCTCCGCACTGCCCAGGGAGGAAGCGGCGCACCTTGCCCGTGCGGTTCGTCTGGCCGCCGCAGGGCTCATGCGGGGGGAACACTCATGA
- a CDS encoding GNAT family N-acetyltransferase, translating to MDFRLRPAQAQDAAGLAAVHVQSWKETYAGLLPEGFLGRMTNDTMRLRREQLWSNLVLDSSRITYVVSHADTVVGFVNAGAMREHLQASTEQDKPYDAEINAIYLLRSAQGSGLGRALFLAASDKLRARGFKSMALWVLKGNPTCAFYRHMGGEQDGEKRVAIPEGELLELRFGWRDLKFLT from the coding sequence ATGGACTTTCGTCTTCGCCCTGCTCAGGCCCAGGATGCTGCAGGTCTGGCCGCCGTTCATGTGCAGTCCTGGAAGGAAACGTACGCTGGACTGCTCCCAGAAGGCTTTCTGGGGCGGATGACCAATGACACCATGCGTCTCCGGCGCGAGCAACTGTGGTCGAATCTTGTGCTTGACTCCTCGCGAATCACTTACGTTGTGAGTCATGCCGACACGGTCGTGGGTTTCGTTAACGCCGGCGCGATGCGCGAACACCTCCAAGCAAGCACCGAACAGGACAAGCCTTATGACGCCGAGATCAATGCGATCTACCTCCTGAGATCCGCTCAGGGAAGCGGCCTTGGTCGAGCCCTTTTTCTCGCCGCTTCCGACAAATTGCGTGCCCGAGGGTTTAAGTCAATGGCACTTTGGGTATTGAAGGGAAATCCAACCTGTGCGTTCTACCGCCATATGGGAGGCGAGCAAGACGGTGAGAAGCGAGTTGCCATTCCTGAAGGTGAATTGCTCGAACTCCGCTTTGGGTGGCGTGATCTCAAATTCCTGACTTGA
- a CDS encoding DUF7010 family protein: MIISLFITVWGTARFRSRRREFSGVRDSAEGKRVRKGFIVVNAVQWSSIGTAVLLLALTDHSAWITPCVILITGLHFFPLAQLFRYRGYNLTAAALVVVAVLAMLFGDSRGALLSLLATGTTLWASAVALLSVI, translated from the coding sequence GTGATCATCAGCCTCTTCATCACCGTATGGGGCACGGCGCGCTTCCGCTCGCGTCGCCGAGAATTCTCCGGGGTCAGGGACAGTGCCGAAGGCAAACGGGTGCGCAAAGGCTTTATCGTGGTCAACGCCGTGCAGTGGTCCAGCATTGGCACTGCGGTCTTGCTGCTGGCTTTGACGGATCACTCGGCCTGGATCACACCCTGCGTCATCCTGATCACCGGGCTGCATTTCTTCCCGCTCGCGCAGCTGTTCCGCTACCGTGGGTACAACTTGACTGCGGCAGCACTGGTAGTGGTGGCCGTGCTCGCCATGCTGTTCGGCGATAGCCGCGGCGCTTTGCTGAGTTTGTTGGCAACGGGCACCACCTTGTGGGCGAGTGCAGTTGCCCTGTTAAGCGTCATATAG